Proteins co-encoded in one Erinaceus europaeus chromosome 2, mEriEur2.1, whole genome shotgun sequence genomic window:
- the SNRNP70 gene encoding U1 small nuclear ribonucleoprotein 70 kDa isoform X2 gives MTQFLPPNLLALFAPRDPIPYLPPLEKLPHEKHHNQPYCGIAPYIREFEDPRDAPPPTRAETREERMERKRREKIERRQQEVETELKMWDPHNDPNAQGDAFKTLFVARVNYDTTESKLRREFEVYGPIKRIHMVYSKRSGKPRGYAFIEYEHERDMHSAYKHADGKKIDGRRVLVDVERGRTVKGWRPRRLGGGLGGTRRGGADVNIRHSGRDDTSRYDERDRDRERERERRERSRERDKERERRRSRSRDRRRRSRSRDKEERRRSRERSKDKDRDRKRRSSRSRERARRERERKEETRGGGGGGGGGGDMAEPSEAGDAPPDDGPSGELGPDGPDGPEEKGRDRDRDRRRSHRSDRDRRRDRDRDRDREHKRGERGGERGRDEARGGGGGGSQDNGLEGMGGDGRDVYLEPEGGDGYLAPENGYLMEAAPE, from the exons ATGACCCAGTTCCTGCCGCCCAACCTGCTGGCCCTCTTCGCCCCCCGCGACCCCATCCCCTACCTGCCGCCGCTGGAGAAGCTGCCGCACGAGAAGCACCACAACCAGCCCTACTGCGGCATCGCGCCCTACATCCGCGAGTTCGAG GATCCTCGAGATGCCCCTCCTCCAACTCGAGCAGAAACCCGGGAGGAGCGCATGGAGAGGAAG AGACGGGAAAAGATTGAGCGACGCCAgcaggaggtggagacagagctCAAAATGT GGGATCCTCATAATGACCCCAATGCTCAAGGTGACGCCTTCAAGACTCTCTTTGTGGCTCGAGTG AACTATGATACAACAGAATCCAAGCTCCGGAGAGAGTTTGAGGTGTATGGACCCATCAAAAGA ATACACATGGTGTACAGCAAGCGGTCGGGGAAGCCCCGCGGCTACGCCTTCATCGAGTACGAGCACGAGCGGGACATGCACT CCGCTTACAAGCACGCAGACGGCAAGAAGATTGATGGCAGGAGGGTCCTCGTGGATGTGGAGCGGGGCCGGACCGTGAAGGGCTGGAGGCCCCGGCGGCTAG GAGGTGGCCTCGGTGGCACCAGGAGAGGCGGGGCCGATGTGAACATCCGGCACTCAGGCCGGGACGACACCTCCCGTTACGACGAGAG GGATCGGGACCGCGAGCGCGAGCGGGAGCGGCGGGAGAGGAGCCGCGAGCGAGACAAGGAGCGAGAGCGGAGGCGCTCCCGCTCCCGGGACCGGCGGCGGCGCTCGCGGAGTCGGGACAAGGAGGAGCGGCGGCGCTCGCGGGAGCGGAGCAAGGACAAGGACCGCGACCGCAAGCGGCGCAGCAGCCGGAGCCGCGAGCGAGCCAGGCGGGAGCGCGAACGCAAGGAAGAGacgcggggcggcggcggcggcggcggcggcggcggcgacatGGCCGAGCCCTCGGAGGCTGGAGACGCGCCCCCTGACGACGGGCCTTCCGGGGAGCTGGGGCCCGACGGCCCTGACGGCCCCGAGGAGAAGGGCAGGGATCGAGACCGTGACCGTCGCAGGAGCCACCGCAGCGACCGGGACCGACGCCGGGATCGGGACCGAGATCGGGACCGGGAGCACAAGCGTGGGGAgcgaggtggggagcggggcaggGACGAGGctcggggcgggggtgggggcggcaGCCAGGACAACGGGCTGGAGGGCATGGGCGGCGATGGCCGAGACGTGTACCTGGAGCCGGAGGGGGGCGACGGCTACCTGGCCCCCGAGAACGGCTACTTGATGGAGGCTGCGCCCGAGTGA
- the SNRNP70 gene encoding U1 small nuclear ribonucleoprotein 70 kDa isoform X1, translating into MTQFLPPNLLALFAPRDPIPYLPPLEKLPHEKHHNQPYCGIAPYIREFEDPRDAPPPTRAETREERMERKRREKIERRQQEVETELKMWDPHNDPNAQGDAFKTLFVARVNYDTTESKLRREFEVYGPIKRIHMVYSKRSGKPRGYAFIEYEHERDMHSAYKHADGKKIDGRRVLVDVERGRTVKGWRPRRLGGGLGGTRRGGADVNIRHSGRDDTSRYDERPGPSPLPHRDRDRERERERRERSRERDKERERRRSRSRDRRRRSRSRDKEERRRSRERSKDKDRDRKRRSSRSRERARRERERKEETRGGGGGGGGGGDMAEPSEAGDAPPDDGPSGELGPDGPDGPEEKGRDRDRDRRRSHRSDRDRRRDRDRDRDREHKRGERGGERGRDEARGGGGGGSQDNGLEGMGGDGRDVYLEPEGGDGYLAPENGYLMEAAPE; encoded by the exons ATGACCCAGTTCCTGCCGCCCAACCTGCTGGCCCTCTTCGCCCCCCGCGACCCCATCCCCTACCTGCCGCCGCTGGAGAAGCTGCCGCACGAGAAGCACCACAACCAGCCCTACTGCGGCATCGCGCCCTACATCCGCGAGTTCGAG GATCCTCGAGATGCCCCTCCTCCAACTCGAGCAGAAACCCGGGAGGAGCGCATGGAGAGGAAG AGACGGGAAAAGATTGAGCGACGCCAgcaggaggtggagacagagctCAAAATGT GGGATCCTCATAATGACCCCAATGCTCAAGGTGACGCCTTCAAGACTCTCTTTGTGGCTCGAGTG AACTATGATACAACAGAATCCAAGCTCCGGAGAGAGTTTGAGGTGTATGGACCCATCAAAAGA ATACACATGGTGTACAGCAAGCGGTCGGGGAAGCCCCGCGGCTACGCCTTCATCGAGTACGAGCACGAGCGGGACATGCACT CCGCTTACAAGCACGCAGACGGCAAGAAGATTGATGGCAGGAGGGTCCTCGTGGATGTGGAGCGGGGCCGGACCGTGAAGGGCTGGAGGCCCCGGCGGCTAG GAGGTGGCCTCGGTGGCACCAGGAGAGGCGGGGCCGATGTGAACATCCGGCACTCAGGCCGGGACGACACCTCCCGTTACGACGAGAG GCCGGGCCCCTCCCCGCTGCCCCACAGGGATCGGGACCGCGAGCGCGAGCGGGAGCGGCGGGAGAGGAGCCGCGAGCGAGACAAGGAGCGAGAGCGGAGGCGCTCCCGCTCCCGGGACCGGCGGCGGCGCTCGCGGAGTCGGGACAAGGAGGAGCGGCGGCGCTCGCGGGAGCGGAGCAAGGACAAGGACCGCGACCGCAAGCGGCGCAGCAGCCGGAGCCGCGAGCGAGCCAGGCGGGAGCGCGAACGCAAGGAAGAGacgcggggcggcggcggcggcggcggcggcggcggcgacatGGCCGAGCCCTCGGAGGCTGGAGACGCGCCCCCTGACGACGGGCCTTCCGGGGAGCTGGGGCCCGACGGCCCTGACGGCCCCGAGGAGAAGGGCAGGGATCGAGACCGTGACCGTCGCAGGAGCCACCGCAGCGACCGGGACCGACGCCGGGATCGGGACCGAGATCGGGACCGGGAGCACAAGCGTGGGGAgcgaggtggggagcggggcaggGACGAGGctcggggcgggggtgggggcggcaGCCAGGACAACGGGCTGGAGGGCATGGGCGGCGATGGCCGAGACGTGTACCTGGAGCCGGAGGGGGGCGACGGCTACCTGGCCCCCGAGAACGGCTACTTGATGGAGGCTGCGCCCGAGTGA
- the SNRNP70 gene encoding U1 small nuclear ribonucleoprotein 70 kDa isoform X3, which yields MSVLPTLTFHSTKRTNLTNGRGVSWGAERPGQASSPAWFRVHAGSWRASPHSSPQVNLQFLCSDFDRLGLRGLLCPMGAAYKHADGKKIDGRRVLVDVERGRTVKGWRPRRLGGGLGGTRRGGADVNIRHSGRDDTSRYDERPGPSPLPHRDRDRERERERRERSRERDKERERRRSRSRDRRRRSRSRDKEERRRSRERSKDKDRDRKRRSSRSRERARRERERKEETRGGGGGGGGGGDMAEPSEAGDAPPDDGPSGELGPDGPDGPEEKGRDRDRDRRRSHRSDRDRRRDRDRDRDREHKRGERGGERGRDEARGGGGGGSQDNGLEGMGGDGRDVYLEPEGGDGYLAPENGYLMEAAPE from the exons ATGTCTGTTCTTCCCACACTCACCTTCCACTCCACAAAGCGAACCAACTTAACAAACGGTCGAGGTGTGAGCTGGGGTGCGGAGCGGCCCGGCCAGGCCTCCTCCCCAGCATGGTTCAGGGTGCATGCCGGGTCGTGGCGGGCCTCTCCCCACAGCAGTCCTCAAGTTAACCTCCAGTTTCTTTGCAGCGACTTTGACCGCCTGGGCCTGAGGGGGCTGCTCTGTCCGATGGGAG CCGCTTACAAGCACGCAGACGGCAAGAAGATTGATGGCAGGAGGGTCCTCGTGGATGTGGAGCGGGGCCGGACCGTGAAGGGCTGGAGGCCCCGGCGGCTAG GAGGTGGCCTCGGTGGCACCAGGAGAGGCGGGGCCGATGTGAACATCCGGCACTCAGGCCGGGACGACACCTCCCGTTACGACGAGAG GCCGGGCCCCTCCCCGCTGCCCCACAGGGATCGGGACCGCGAGCGCGAGCGGGAGCGGCGGGAGAGGAGCCGCGAGCGAGACAAGGAGCGAGAGCGGAGGCGCTCCCGCTCCCGGGACCGGCGGCGGCGCTCGCGGAGTCGGGACAAGGAGGAGCGGCGGCGCTCGCGGGAGCGGAGCAAGGACAAGGACCGCGACCGCAAGCGGCGCAGCAGCCGGAGCCGCGAGCGAGCCAGGCGGGAGCGCGAACGCAAGGAAGAGacgcggggcggcggcggcggcggcggcggcggcggcgacatGGCCGAGCCCTCGGAGGCTGGAGACGCGCCCCCTGACGACGGGCCTTCCGGGGAGCTGGGGCCCGACGGCCCTGACGGCCCCGAGGAGAAGGGCAGGGATCGAGACCGTGACCGTCGCAGGAGCCACCGCAGCGACCGGGACCGACGCCGGGATCGGGACCGAGATCGGGACCGGGAGCACAAGCGTGGGGAgcgaggtggggagcggggcaggGACGAGGctcggggcgggggtgggggcggcaGCCAGGACAACGGGCTGGAGGGCATGGGCGGCGATGGCCGAGACGTGTACCTGGAGCCGGAGGGGGGCGACGGCTACCTGGCCCCCGAGAACGGCTACTTGATGGAGGCTGCGCCCGAGTGA